One region of Priestia megaterium genomic DNA includes:
- a CDS encoding IseA DL-endopeptidase inhibitor family protein, whose protein sequence is MKKIGLVLSSIAIFFTLSTGVTAQTTSPTLTDANAVKIAASASNHFWSALHGYKNKPCTERTFEYKGTEYVYLCPEFDTKAELSSYLSETFTNSAVEKGLTNYGYITYNGKLAHPIGDGFSMLEWSKAKTKLVYQTATVRSYEFTVPTVDGGSVKRTVTFYKSNSQWKVNKFDAVQ, encoded by the coding sequence ATGAAAAAAATTGGACTAGTTTTATCATCAATCGCTATTTTCTTTACACTAAGCACTGGAGTTACAGCACAAACAACATCTCCAACACTAACGGATGCAAATGCTGTCAAAATTGCAGCTAGTGCCAGCAATCATTTCTGGAGTGCTCTGCACGGTTATAAAAACAAACCATGTACAGAACGTACATTTGAATATAAAGGAACTGAGTACGTGTACCTTTGCCCTGAATTTGATACAAAAGCTGAGCTATCAAGCTACTTATCTGAGACATTTACAAATAGTGCAGTAGAAAAAGGATTAACAAATTACGGCTATATCACATATAACGGCAAACTTGCACATCCAATCGGCGACGGATTCAGCATGTTAGAGTGGTCAAAAGCAAAAACAAAGCTTGTGTATCAAACAGCAACAGTTCGCTCTTATGAATTCACAGTTCCAACTGTAGATGGCGGCAGTGTAAAACGAACTGTCACATTCTATAAATCTAATTCTCAGTGGAAAGTAAATAAATTTGACGCTGTTCAATAA
- the rarD gene encoding EamA family transporter RarD, with translation MNLNHDRDGVIYAVLSYLMWGLTPIYWKLVHHVAPGEILAQRVFWSFIFMLILLLMTKKWRTYITFIKEIVKKPSLFWSLFTASVLISANWGIFMWAVINGKIVEASLGQYINPLTSVLLGVIFLKERLSGAQIFAFILAGIGVLTLSLHYGVVPWISLSLAVTFGLYGLAKKKIKADSTIGLTLETMVISPIALAYIGYLTFQSHLQFFDSFSTSLLLMGSGVVTALPLLLFTKSAKKVSLSMLGILQYISPTLSLLAGVILYHESLTKAHVIAFSFIWLALIVYTFSSITKWGNRKQIRNKVEA, from the coding sequence ATGAACTTAAATCACGACAGAGATGGTGTGATATATGCGGTCCTTTCTTATCTTATGTGGGGGCTCACGCCAATTTATTGGAAGCTGGTTCACCACGTAGCACCAGGTGAGATTTTAGCTCAGCGCGTTTTTTGGTCTTTTATTTTTATGCTTATTCTTTTATTAATGACAAAGAAATGGCGTACATACATTACGTTTATAAAAGAAATAGTGAAAAAACCATCCTTATTCTGGTCCCTTTTTACTGCGTCTGTACTTATTAGTGCAAATTGGGGCATTTTTATGTGGGCTGTCATTAATGGAAAAATAGTAGAAGCGAGCCTTGGACAATATATTAATCCCCTAACAAGTGTTTTATTAGGTGTTATTTTCTTAAAAGAGAGATTAAGCGGGGCTCAAATTTTTGCATTTATACTAGCAGGAATCGGCGTCTTAACGCTTAGTCTTCATTATGGTGTGGTTCCTTGGATTTCGCTTAGCTTAGCTGTTACCTTCGGATTATATGGTTTGGCAAAGAAAAAGATTAAAGCTGATTCAACGATTGGATTAACTCTTGAAACGATGGTCATCTCCCCTATTGCATTAGCATACATAGGCTACCTTACGTTTCAATCACACTTGCAGTTTTTTGATTCTTTTTCAACAAGTCTTTTATTAATGGGCAGTGGAGTAGTTACAGCTTTACCACTCCTATTATTCACAAAAAGTGCTAAAAAAGTATCATTATCAATGCTTGGTATTCTTCAATATATTTCACCAACCTTGTCTTTGCTAGCAGGAGTCATTCTATACCATGAATCGCTAACAAAAGCTCATGTTATTGCTTTTAGTTTTATTTGGTTAGCTCTTATTGTTTATACGTTCTCATCTATTACTAAATGGGGGAACAGAAAACAAATAAGAAATAAAGTGGAGGCTTAA
- a CDS encoding AI-2E family transporter codes for MEPRPQKGTFFREKILNNKFVVYTIIIFILSMTIFSLSKIGFILIPISIFIKTIALPIILAGICFYLFNPLVDFLERKGVKRIISILVLYIVIIGALAIIISSVIPPLKNQVDRLIDNIPELTHDVQHAVTNLSNNRYVEQGLQSANTDLDKISKDASKHLSKYVSGFSSGIVNFVGTITEIILSVAVLPFILFYLLKDGKNLPNYIVKLLPNRSRSEAKFILADMNHALSAYIRGQIFVAICIGVLLFIGYLIIGLDYALLLAIIAMVTNVVPYLGPIIAIIPAIIIAFITSPFMLVKLAIVWAVVQLLEGKVISPQIMGRSLDIHPITVIFVILTAGNLFGIIGIILAVPGYAVLKVIITHIYQFIRLNSTMYPDKKA; via the coding sequence TTGGAACCTAGACCTCAGAAAGGAACTTTTTTCCGAGAAAAAATCTTAAATAATAAATTTGTTGTATATACAATTATTATTTTTATTCTCAGCATGACTATTTTTTCATTATCAAAAATCGGATTTATTTTAATTCCTATCTCTATTTTTATTAAAACAATCGCACTGCCGATTATCTTAGCAGGAATTTGCTTTTATTTATTTAATCCGCTTGTTGACTTTTTAGAACGAAAAGGTGTAAAACGAATTATTTCCATTCTTGTTTTATACATAGTGATTATCGGCGCATTAGCCATTATTATTTCATCGGTTATCCCGCCTCTAAAAAATCAAGTTGACCGTCTTATTGATAATATCCCAGAGCTGACGCATGACGTTCAGCATGCGGTGACGAATCTTTCGAATAACCGATATGTCGAACAGGGTCTTCAGTCGGCTAACACGGACCTAGATAAGATTTCAAAAGATGCATCAAAACACTTGAGCAAATATGTTTCTGGATTTTCAAGCGGTATTGTGAACTTTGTCGGTACCATTACAGAAATTATATTATCGGTTGCCGTTTTACCCTTTATTCTTTTCTACTTATTAAAAGATGGGAAAAACTTACCTAATTACATTGTAAAACTGCTTCCAAACCGCTCTCGTTCTGAAGCTAAATTCATTTTAGCCGACATGAACCACGCATTAAGCGCATATATTCGCGGGCAAATTTTTGTTGCGATTTGTATAGGTGTACTGCTTTTCATTGGCTATCTGATTATTGGGTTAGATTATGCATTACTTCTAGCGATTATCGCCATGGTAACCAATGTTGTCCCTTACCTTGGTCCTATTATCGCCATTATTCCAGCCATTATTATTGCGTTTATTACGTCTCCTTTCATGCTTGTAAAACTGGCCATTGTCTGGGCAGTTGTTCAATTGCTTGAAGGCAAAGTAATCTCTCCGCAAATTATGGGAAGAAGCCTGGATATTCACCCGATTACGGTCATTTTTGTCATTCTAACCGCCGGAAACTTATTCGGAATCATCGGTATTATTTTAGCCGTTCCTGGATATGCCGTTTTAAAAGTTATTATTACGCATATTTACCAATTCATCCGTTTGAACTCTACTATGTATCCAGATAAAAAAGCATAA
- a CDS encoding TatD family hydrolase — translation MKRIIDSHIHLDQYEQKSWKDIVEQDPSLQALISVSSTLHSCQLNQKISKLYSCVKPAYGFHPEQMLPSSNELAELFAWIDQNNEEMIAVGEVGLPYYLSQTYTLSLEPYLELLEAFIIHSKKWGKPLILHAVYEDAEIVCDLLEKHSVPKAHFHWFKGGKKTVERMKNNGYYISLTPEIVYKPKIQALATDYPLDYLMVETDGPWPFEGPFQNQTTVPSMMHQSVQEIARLKRVSVTETYDFLYRNTAHFYNLST, via the coding sequence ATGAAACGCATTATTGACTCGCATATTCATCTAGATCAATATGAACAGAAAAGCTGGAAAGACATAGTTGAGCAGGATCCTTCGTTACAAGCGCTTATTTCTGTATCTTCTACATTACACTCTTGCCAACTTAATCAAAAAATCAGCAAGTTATATTCCTGCGTGAAACCTGCCTACGGATTTCACCCTGAACAAATGCTGCCTTCTTCAAATGAATTAGCGGAGCTGTTTGCTTGGATTGATCAAAACAATGAAGAAATGATTGCGGTTGGTGAGGTTGGTCTACCTTATTACTTAAGTCAGACCTATACTCTTTCTCTAGAGCCCTATTTGGAGCTGCTTGAAGCTTTTATTATTCATTCAAAAAAATGGGGGAAACCGTTAATTCTTCACGCTGTATATGAAGATGCTGAGATCGTGTGCGACTTGCTAGAAAAACATTCTGTGCCTAAAGCTCACTTCCACTGGTTCAAAGGAGGTAAAAAAACCGTTGAACGAATGAAAAACAACGGCTACTATATTTCCCTTACACCTGAGATTGTATATAAACCTAAAATCCAAGCGCTTGCCACAGATTACCCTCTTGACTACTTGATGGTCGAAACAGATGGTCCGTGGCCATTTGAAGGACCTTTTCAAAACCAGACAACGGTTCCATCAATGATGCATCAGTCCGTTCAGGAAATAGCACGTCTCAAAAGGGTTTCTGTAACGGAGACATATGATTTTTTATATCGAAATACAGCTCATTTTTATAATCTCTCCACATAA
- a CDS encoding SET domain-containing protein: MIEIKMSTISDGEFNRGVFAKQDIKKGTLIHEAPVIAYPNKEHDFIEKTTLADYAFEYGVNHTAILLGYGMLFNHSYTPNATYEINFDNHTFDFYAYTDIQAGEEILINYNGDEDDQELLWFDREDEEEQK; this comes from the coding sequence ATGATCGAAATAAAAATGTCTACGATAAGCGACGGAGAATTTAACAGAGGTGTATTTGCTAAGCAAGATATTAAAAAAGGAACGCTTATTCACGAAGCTCCTGTTATCGCTTATCCTAATAAAGAGCATGATTTTATTGAGAAAACAACACTAGCGGATTATGCTTTTGAATATGGAGTGAATCATACGGCTATTCTTTTGGGATACGGTATGCTGTTTAATCACTCGTATACACCCAATGCTACGTATGAAATTAATTTTGACAATCATACCTTTGATTTTTATGCATATACGGATATCCAAGCAGGAGAAGAAATTCTCATCAACTATAATGGAGATGAAGATGATCAAGAGCTCCTTTGGTTTGATCGTGAAGATGAAGAAGAACAAAAGTAA